From Leptodactylus fuscus isolate aLepFus1 chromosome 11, aLepFus1.hap2, whole genome shotgun sequence, one genomic window encodes:
- the LOC142184745 gene encoding homeobox protein CDX-4-like: MYVSYFVDQENSMYNECRKHANNGIPVQNFPISHHYSNYMGYHSGHGMDNHGHPSGLWENNYGMAVEEYNYYGPGVSGTSSPAISGLSNGHTTYDSNDYRDMHHSGSEEAPPANIQPSSNNQRHQSYDWTKKAMLPNPAGKTRTKEKYRVVYTDHQRLQLEKEFLTNRYITIRRKSEIAMNLGLSDRQVKIWFQNRRAKERKLIKKIGQLESNMCSVQRDSGSVSPADTTPMLYHPSHAMNGQHSMDNMSQVAALQ, from the exons ATGTATGTAAGTTACTTTGTGGACCAAGAAAACAGCATGTATAATGAATGCAGGAAACACGCAAACAACGGTATACCGGTGCAGAACTTTCCAATAAGTCACCACTACTCAAATTATatggggtatcatagtggacaTGGCATGGACAATCATGGACATCCGTCAGGCTTGTGGGAAAACAATTATGGAATGGCAGtggaagaatacaactactatggCCCTGGAGTCTCTGGAACAAGTTCTCCGGCAATATCTGGACTGTCTAATGGACATACAACATATGACTCCAATGACTATAGAGACATGCACCATTCCGGATCTGAGGAGGCGCCGCCTGCGAATATTCAGCCATCATCCAATAACCAAAGACACCAATCTTATGACTGGACAAAGAAAGCAATGCTCCCAAATCCTGCAG GAAAAACAAGGACAAAAGAGAAATACAGAGTGGTCTACACGGACCATCAGAGACTGCAGCTCGAGAAGGAATTTCTCACCAATAGATATATCACCATTAGAAGAAAGTCTGAAATTGCAATGAATCTGGGTTTATCTGACCGACAG GTAAAAATCTGGTTTCAGAACCGACGAGCCAAGGAAAGGAAACTAATAAAGAAAATCggacagctggaaagcaacatgTGTTCTGTGCAGAGGGACTCGGGATCCGTCAGTCCGGCAGATACAACGCCTATGCTCTATCACCCGTCACATGCAATGAACGGACAACATTCGATGGACAACATGTCACAGGTTGCAGCGCTGCAATGA